In Pyricularia oryzae 70-15 chromosome 2, whole genome shotgun sequence, one genomic interval encodes:
- a CDS encoding DNA polymerase kappa produces the protein MMATGKSEMSDNAEKGPDLPSPENEKEHKTLKYSLLGPSLLKAGQDSVDQTKVSEIIYNASKNSKFFLREEQKDKVLTEKIARIQAKKARLDNLDLSRDLRLADAYIAERELSRDLTQVIVHVDCDAFYAAVEQLDRPELVDLPFAVGGGVLTTCNYVARTFGCRSGMAGFVAKKLCPNLVFIKPNFEKYTAKAQEVRKVLAKYDPRFESASIDEAYLNITQYCADNNLEPGEAVEQMRREVHLSTNITVSSGVAANAKLAKICGNINKPNGQYVLPSERPAIIEFMRDMPCRKVNGIGRVLERELQAVGVSTCGDIYPQRKYLTQLFGEKAFKFLVDCYLGLGRTNIQPAEEYERKSVGTESTFNSISEPGDLRKKLRHTAEELEKDMKRAEVKGRTLVIKIKLHTFEVYTRQVILPRSIHLAEDLYNYSLPMLARLEKEKPGFSCRLMGLRCTNLVSTKKPDTAAFFGLRAQRPGSGDADVAKEGVDEVSAEPGFKMDDEEWEQWPEEELGEAAEVNEQEREPQGASPYLKNGKVIMPNPKPVKDPTPEEELWDCPICARPQTANEREFNEHIDMCLSRQAIRETVQQEARNPSLADDRSASENRRPKQLPERKRGRTPKNPDPKQKKIRFG, from the exons ATGATGGCCACAGGAAAAAGCGAGATGTCCGATAACGCCGAGAAGGGTCCTGATCTGCCGTCTCCTGAAAATGAAAAGGAGCACAAAACACTCAAATACTCGTTGCTGGGACCATCCCTCCTAAAGGCCGGACAGGACTCTGTGGACCAAACAAAG GTCTCGGAAATAATCTACAATGCATCCAAGAATTCCAAGTTCTTCCTGCGTGAGGAGCAAAAGGACAAAGTTCTGACGGAAAAGATTGCCCGAATCCAGGCCAAAAAGGCCCGGCTGGACAACCTGGACTTGTCGCGTGACCTTCGCCTGGCCGACGCCTACATAGCCGAGCGCGAGCTCAGTCGGGATCTGACGCAGGTGATTGTGCACGTGGACTGCGACGCCTTCTACGCCGCCGTGGAGCAGCTTGATCGCCCGGAACTGGTCGACCTCCCCTTTGCGGTTGGTGGCGGCGTGCTCACGACTTGTAACTACGTCGCCCGGACCTTTGGCTGCCGCTCCGGCATGGCCGGTTTCGTGGCCAAGAAGCTCTGCCCCAACCTCGTATTCATCAAGCCAAATTTCGAAAAGTATACAGCAAAAGCCCAGGAGGTCAGAAAGGTGCTGGCAAAGTATGATCCTCGGTTCGAGAGCGCCAGCATCGACGAGGCGTACCTAAACATCACTCAGTACTGCGCCGACAACAACCTGGAGCCCGGGGAGGCGGTTGAGCAGATGCGTCGTGAGGTTCATCTCAGCACAAACATTACTGTATCTTCCGGAGTGGCCGCCAATGCGAAGCTCGCAAAGATTTGCGGAAACATTAACAAGCCCAATGGGCAATATGTGTTGCCCAGTGAGAGACCTGCCATTATAGAGTTCATGCGTGATATGCCGTGTCGAAAGGTCAACGGCATAGGCAGAGTCTTGGAGAGGGAGTTGCAAGCGGTCGGCGTCTCGACTTGCGGTGACATCTACCCGCAGCGCAAATACCTGACGCAGCTGTTTGGCGAAAAGGCCTTCAAGTTTTTGGTAGACTGCTATCTCGGCCTAGGCAGGACTAATATCCAGCCCGCCGAGGAGTATGAACGCAAAAGCGTAGGCACGGAGAGCACTTTCAACTCAATCAGCGAGCCTGGCGATCTGCGCAAAAAGCTTAGACACACGGCCGAAGAATTAGAAAAGGATATGAAGCGAGCAGAGGTCAAAGGCCGCACGCTGGTCATCAAGATCAAACTGCACACTTTTGAGGTGTACACGCGCCAAGTCATCCTGCCACGCTCAATACATCTCGCAGAAGACCTGTACAACTATTCGCTGCCGATGCTCgcgaggttggaaaaggagAAACCTGGCTTTTCCTGCCGGCTCATGGGTCTGAGGTGCACAAACCTCGTCAGCACCAAGAAGCCCGATACGGCTGCATTTTTTGGTCTCAGGGCACAACGGCCCGGGTCTGGTGACGCTGATGTAGCAAAGGAGGGTGTGGACGAGGTCTCGGCAGAACCGGGTTTTAAGATGGACGACGAAGAGTGGGAGCAATGGCCTGAAGAGGAATTGGGCGAAGCTGCGGAGGTGAATGAGCAGGAGCGAGAGCCCCAGGGTGCAAGTCCATACCTGAAAAACGGCAAGGTGATCATGCCGAACCCGAAGCCTGTCAAAGACCCTACGCCAGAAGAGGAACTGTGGGACTGTCCAATTTGCGCACGACCCCAGACAGCCAACGAACGAGAGTTCAACGAGCACATTGACATGTGCTTGTCAAGGCAGGCAATAAGGGAGACGGTCCAGCAAGAGGCCCGCAATCCTTCTCTTGCAGATGACAGATCAGCTTCAGAAAACCGACGCCCTAAGCAGCTGCCGGAACGAAAGCGAGGCAGAACTCCCAAGAATCCAGATCCGAAGCAAAAGAAGATTCGATTTGGATAA